In Drosophila bipectinata strain 14024-0381.07 chromosome 2R, DbipHiC1v2, whole genome shotgun sequence, one genomic interval encodes:
- the Poxn gene encoding paired box pox-neuro protein, with protein MPHTGQAGVNQLGGVFVNGRPLPDCVRRRIVELAVCGVRPCDISRQLLVSHGCVSKILTRYYETGSIRPGSIGGSKTKQVATPTVVKKIIRLKEENSGMFAWEIREQLQQQRVCDPSSVPSISSINRILRNSGLWTDEMTSSQQNAAAAAAAAAAAAATAAHQAGTAGPSPGYQVPPPVAVGAPPTHAVTPTAAMRYGKPTTLMLTSPSGGGSAGGEMPIKPAPKMPPNLAHGHSPSHGLNPNVSGLDLSYSALHKHWLWNPSLLYYTQAHIQAQAAASGGQFLPYAGGYLPHAMAAAAATSSASTGGFTKSESSIDLSTPGAAGDALSDCDSGKSSPAALSLVASGGGAGMGHAPETSPGAPLTHSRKRNPYSIEELLKKPEKRLRLDSSRLECLESSSCESSQDSPIALPVEVKPEEDEPAEGDEEPGEDQEEDCSVEVVN; from the exons ATGCCGCATACAG gACAAGCTGGGGTCAACCAACTGGGAGGAGTATTCGTCAATGGCCGTCCTTTGCCGGACTGCGTTCGTCGCCGGATCGTCGAACTGGCCGTGTGCGGAGTCAGGCCCTGTGATATATCCCGCCAGCTCCTGGTTTCCCATG GATGCGTCTCTAAAATACTGACTCGCTACTACGAGACGGGATCTATTCGACCGGGTTCTATTGGTGGCAGCAAGACCAAG CAAGTGGCCACTCCCACTGTGGTCAAGAAGATCATCCGTCTGAAGGAGGAAAACAGCGGCATGTTTGCGTGGGAGATCCgggagcagctgcagcagcaacgaGTCTGCGACCCGAGCTCAGTGCCCTCGATCAGCTCGATTAACCGAATCCTGCGGAACAGCGGCCTCTGGACGGACGAGATGACCTCCAGTCAGCAgaacgcagcagcagcagcggccgcagcagcagcggcagcggcgaCAGCGGCCCATCAAGCGGGTACCGCCGGTCCCTCGCCCGGCTACCAAGTTCCTCCACCAGTGGCAGTGGGCGCACCTCCGACCCATGCCGTTACACCCACCGCCGCAATGCGATACGGGAAGCCGACGACGCTGATGCTGACCTCTCCGAGTGGAGGCGGCAGCGCTGGCGGTGAGATGCCCATCAAGCCGGCTCCCAAAATGCCGCCCAACTTGGCCCACGGCCACAGTCCCAGTCACGGCCTCAACCCGAATGTTTCGGGCCTGGACTTGAGTTACTCGGCTCTGCACAAGCACTGGCTGTGGAACCCGTCGCTGCTCTACTACACCCAAGCACACATCCAGGCCCAGGCGGCGGCCTCTGGGGGGCAGTTCCTACCCTACGCCGGCGGCTACTTGCCTCATGCCATGGCAGCCGCGGCTGCCACTTCCTCCGCCAGCACCGGTGGTTTCACCAAGTCGGAGAGCTCCATCGATTTGTCCACGCCTGGAGCGGCCGGTGACGCGCTCAGTGATTGTGATTCTGGAAAGTCCTCGCCGGCGGCTCTGTCCTTAGTAGCCTCTGGTGGAGGCGCCGGCATGGGTCATGCTCCCGAGACCTCACCAGGAGCCCCTCTGACTCACAGCCGCAAGAGGAACCCCTACTCCATTGAGGAGCTGCTCAAGAAGCCCGAGAAACGGCTGCGACTGGACAGCAGTCGCTTGGAGTGCTTGGAGTCCAGTTCGTGCGAGAGCAGCCAAGACAGCCCAATCGCATTGCCAGTGGAAGTTAAGCCGGAGGAGGACGAGCCAGCCGAGGGCGACGAGGAGCCCGGGGAGGACCAGGAGGAGGACTGCAGCGTGGAGGTTGTCAACTAG
- the LOC108124954 gene encoding clotting factor G beta subunit encodes MSTLVWLTFTFTLIQLGFPVSCVFLEENCGLAEKPQKPIKNLLPRIVQGIEAEFLANPWMVSLLRANKFVCGGTLISNRYVLTAAHCTDNGTALVAQLGAYNRSNHLHCENSVSRHKCYRIQEFLVDRHYIPSTYQPGHYDDDICLLRLEKMVVYTDHIRPICVLTDPRKQPILDAVSHFKAAGWGDTEHVKESEILMEVDINREEWDSCSAIFWNDDGVMLIREEREDSKICGKGKMKAFPQRADTCNGDSGGPISTVTVINGKERTTQLGVVSFGTEHCTGIGVYTNVMYYVNWIKQTVEEDIKVLLPKKDLLDQACYENYSPSDPHPWLATVYLFRFVLAYGALISNKFVVTTASLLPTTAPLEVGLAGGATYHVKAMHKHPNFTSVAADDIALLQLADFVQYTALKRPLCMPSTPEETEVFQKKNSRLTEAIAVNSEIGSVVELPKHHLCAKYGNISIDQICTRTQFVGQQLGSGSPLVTTIVTGTQIGYTLVGLASYEGPDNGLTVYTNVNRYMPWIIGFVNKTTASQ; translated from the exons ATGTCGACCCTGGTATGGCTGACTTTTACTTTCACTCTCATTCAGCTCGGTTTCCCTGTGTCGTGTGTTTTTCTCGAAGAAAATTGCGGTCTTGCAGAAAAACCGCAAAAACCGATTAAGAATCTTCTCCCCAGGATAGTACAAGGTATAGAAGCTGAGTTTCTCGCTAACCCATGGATGGTCAGTCTCCTTCGAGCTAACAAATTTGTTTGCGGGGGAACGCTTATTAGCAATC GGTACGTTCTAACAGCAGCACATTGCACTGACAACGGAACGGCACT CGTCGCGCAATTGGGGGCTTATAATCGATCAAACCATCTACATTGCGAGAATTCAGTCTCCAGACACAAGTGTTATCGCATTCAAGAATTCTTAGTTGATCGCCACTATATTCCGTCTACCTATCAGCCGGGACATTACGACGATGACATCTGCTTGCTGAGGCTGGAAAAAATGGTGGTCTATACTGATCACATTAGACCTATTTGCGTTTTAACGGATCCGCGGAAACAACCCATTTTGGATGCTGTTTCGCACTTTAAGGCAGCTGGATGGGGAGATACTGAGCACGTAAAAGAAAGCGAAATACTCATGGAGGTGGACATCAATCGCGAAGAATGGGACAGTTGTAGTGCTATTTTCTGGAACGACGACGGTGTTATGTTAATTCGAGAAGAAAGGGAAGACAGTAAGATTTGTGGCAAGGGGAAAATGAAAGCCTTCCCCCAAAGGGCTGATACCTGTAACGGGGATTCGGGAGGACCCATCTCCACGGTTACAGTGATAAATGGAAAGGAACGTACCACACAGCTTGGAGTCGTCAGCTTTGGCACAGAACACTGCACCGGAATAGGAGTATATACGAATGTTATGTATTACGTCAATTGGATAAAGCAAACAGTGGAGGAGGACATTAAAGTTCTCCTTCCAAAGAAGGATCTTTTGGACCAGGCGTGCTATGAAAACTATAGCCCATCCGACCCCCATCCATGGCTAGCCACGGTCTATCTATTTCGGTTTGTGCTGGCCTATGGAGCACTTATATCCAACA AATTCGTCGTGACCACTGCTTCGCTGTTGCCCACGACAGCACCTTT AGAGGTGGGCTTGGCCGGGGGAGCTACCTATCACGTCAAAGCCATGCATAAGCACCCCAACTTCACAAGCGTGGCCGCAGATGACATTGCCCTACTCCAACTGGCGGATTTTGTCCAGTACACAG CCCTTAAACGACCCCTTTGCATGCCCTCCACCCCTGAAGAAACGGAAGTTTTTCAAAAGAAGAACAGTAGACTGACTGAAGCCATCGCTGTCAATAGCGAAATTGGCAGTGTGGTGGAATTGCCGAAGCACCACCTGTGCGCCAAATATGGCAACATTTCGATTGATCAAATCTGCACGAGGACCCAGTTTGTGGGCCAGCAGCTAGGCAGCGGCAGCCCTTTGGTAACCACGATAGTGACTGGCACCCAAATTGGTTACACCCTGGTTGGCTTGGCCAGCTACGAGGGCCCCGATAACGGGCTTACTGTGTACACGAATGTCAATAGGTATATGCCTTGGATCATTGGTTTTGTGAATAAAACAACAGCCAGCCAATAA